tctttaccaGGTGAGGTATGCACTTTACTAAGTGCTCTTCTAGTTTCACCCATGCTACTCACACCAACATGACTGTTATCATTAAACCTAATTAACCACCACAGTTCTCCCTACCCTTAAACGCTTTATGAACAAAGCATGCTTTGATTTATCTCTCTATAAATTACATCAATAATTTAAAACgacaataaataagtaaattaaaaaaaaaaaaaaaaaaaattggtaccTGTGCAGACTGTCCATAACTCTGCGAGGGCTGGGCAGCATAGGAAGCATACCTGTGAAAACACAGATCAAAAGTTCAAAGGTTTTGGATCAGAAGAAAACAGGTATggcctgaacaaaaaaaaaaaaaaaaaaaaaaaaaaaaagctgtgcatTTTTTAATAACGGTGTTTTAACCTAGAAAGGGTTGAGTACAATTTAGAGAAGCTTACACAACCACCAAAGTCATCcatgtttgcatatttattttaaatataaaggtTTATATTCGCATCCAACATCACATCTGCTTTGTTTCCTTCCTCAACAGAGGAAGGTCATAAACTCAGATGCTTAAAAATCTCTAAACTACTTCAATAAAGTAATAGAGGAGTCTTACCCCTGCTGAGCACTGGTCTGGTTGTAGGAGCTGtaatctgtaaaagaaaaaagttaaacgCCGGTCAATCCCATTTAAATATCATACCTCAGCACGCGAGCCGCACATTACACAGGCCCGTTGTTATGTCGCCGTTCAAAACCGAGCTAACTAAGCCGTCCATTAAACTTACACGGTACTTCACAGCTAACGAAACCACACAGGCATCTACGCACACGGTAGATTAACACTTGTTTAAACTGCTAATATGCAGTAAAACCCAGTGTGCACAAATAAGAAGACACATCCGGAGAAAATACCGCAATGACTCGACAAGCTAACCCGCTTAGGCCTTGGACGTGGCGCCAGTTGGGTTAATGTTATTCGATGAAATACAAGCTAAAGAGACTAACTACGCAAACATAACCACAATTAAGGTACATCCGTCCAATTCAATGTtgcaataaataacataattcACTTAAAAAGTCAATCATTATCACAATTGTTCACTCACCCGAAGCAGACGCCATTTTAGTGTGCCTGTACGAGACGAATGGACGGCTGCAGAAGCTCACTTCTCTCCGCGGCAACCGCGAACTCTCGCGAGATAATGCGACACGGTCTGTGTCTATGGTGGCCGGGCTGTTTCTGAAGCGGAAAAATTACGTTTACAAATCTGATCGGGCACACACGGAATGAGATGCACAATTCTACAAGTacattttcaaatgattttgcTACAGTAACAGCCACATAGTGTATGCTTTCACATCTACAAAAAGTGTGGACTGtctggtctctggagcttgaaaaaggcgactggacttctttttgtttcttgaagacgtttcacctctcatccgaaaggcttcttcagttctcaaccaaatggtggagagacccaggtatttaaacccctgtgggcgtagtcccctggaggtggttatgaccctctattgatcatgtgcttgaacacatgtgcccaggtgtgaagggggcgtgggtcatatttaatcagtggtttcagttgaaaccaatttaggactccgctccattgtttcctgtggcctattgaggtcactggaacaaaggtgtgaatgggggttgagacgtctgggaagggagctcaggacagcactgtaagcgggggaaagttggtgacgtaatccacctcctctgttcaatgatggttgttcacagtggacatagatggcttctttcactcctctttcaaaccatctgttttccctgtccaaaatgtggacattggcatcctcaaaaaagtgccctttttccttcagatgcagatgtactgctgaatcttgtcctgtcgaggtggctcttctatgttgtgccattcgtttgtgaagaggctgttcggtttcaccaatgtagaggtccgagcactcttcactgcactgaacagcatacactacatcgctgatcttgtgtttggcgggtttgtccttgggatgaaccagtttttgtcttagggtgtgacttggtttgaagtatactgagatgtcatgcttggagaaaattcttctgagtttctctgacaagcctgacacatatgggatgacaatgttgttcctcttgtccttcccattctctgtagtttgtgtttggccttcattcctgtgcatcttagctgatttgatgaaggcccagttggggtaactgcatgttttgagggctttcttaatgtgtgtttgtgtgtaatgtgtgtaatgtgtgtgttccttatgcttcccttctgccttagagggaacactttccgcacaaaaaaaaccagaaataCTGGCAGACAGAAATACTGTCTGCcagtatttctgtttttttttttctacattataatcaatctaGTCCTTTTTGGCcgcttaaaatatctttatagagctgTAATGCTAcacttgtttcattttctgcGGCCCTCTTGGCCAAATCTCTCTTTAAAAAGACCTATTTAATGCAAACTACAGATTTTACCAGATAaattaagaatataaacaagtCACTTTATCAAAAACTGATTGCGGATTCTGccttgtgacaggaatgttgtttctggctcaaaatgacttgatatcattaatgagaaatatgtttgacatattattggccaaaaagtaatttacaacagtttaaatacagccaatcattttttggcagatACCGTGTCGTACCAAAGTAGGTACCCCCAGACAAACACCGGAAATCCcattttggcagacgatcacttttggGCACTAGGGTGGCCATGTCGTAGGCTGTACAAAGACCCAGGGAAGAAACTAGGCCGCAGGTTTAGAGAGATTTGTGAAGCATAAATCTCCCGGTAAACTCTGCAGAGATTCAcagcagaagtctaaatcacgCGTTAATAACGAGATTCGCCGGTCAGGGCTGCTGAATCCTTGTCTGACAAAATGTTGACAGCAATGGAAACTGTGTTTCCATCCAGATGTTTGAGTTTATTACATATCTGCAGGTTGATGGAATCCATGATGTGCGTCTCCAAAGCGAGACAGTTGACACAACAGACGCTGTTAATTATTCAGTTATTCCCAACACAGATAAGTGAGCTGTTATTGGAATCAACTCTaaactttattattaaataCGTATGGGCGACGTATGTGACAcgtgaaacaaacacaaacatcgCAGGGGGGTGGTGTATACGAAAATCAGAAGAATTGggatatataataaatattttttataaaaatgttttaaataaaaaaacaggtgTTATGCTGAGGACACGAAATAATCTGGCTTGCCTGTAGGTGGGGTAATACGTCTTTCTACCACTGTTTTACTTGAAGAAGAAGACGTAATGCGGAAGTTTGCTCTCACTTAGGAAGATTTGTTTTTACTGAAAGTATTTCTTAGTTACGCTTTGATGATTCTTTTTAAACCCCTAAAAATATTTATCACATTCGCTTTGAGGACATGGCTGTTTTAGATAGCATCAGGTGAACTCGCAGGTTGCCGTAGTTCATGATATTTCAGCACTTTGTTGGAGTTCCTGCAGGCAGTATCCTCAGTTTTGATGGATCTTTCACGGGCTGTCTTAATATTGTGAGAACTATACTGAGTTCAGTTTAATGTCACAGGCCACTGCTCATGTTATGCAAACCAGCAGATGTTTGTTTACCAGGTTTATGCCACCAAAGGAAACGTGAGTAGAGAAACTGCAGCTGGTCTTAGATAATAAATATGCTGGACTGTATGTCGTCGGTGTGGTTCTGGTTTGGATCAGATCGGCCTGGATTCTGCCTGGGAACCTCTTTATTAATAACACTCATGCTGCTGATGTATGCTGGGAGCATCCAGGCAAGTCTCAGTGTTGGTCCAGGAGGAGACTTCCCGAGGTTCACAGGTAACTGTTTGAATTTAGATCTTTTCGTCACGAATTGTTGAACTCGAACCATATATGAGagatttcttctcctccttagATGTATTTCTGTACGCTCTCAGTCATGATGAGCTGCCCTCTCTGCTGGTCAGCGTTGCTCTGCTGCTCCTGTTTGGACCCTGTCAGGAGCGTCGCTGGGGGACAGTCGCCTTACTTCTCCTCTCCATTCTGACAGTAATCATGCTACCTTTTCTTTACACACTGCTCCTCTTTGTTGGTGGGGGTGAAGCAAGTCGGATCTATGGCTTCTCTGCCATCCAGCTCGCTCTGTTTACAGCACAGTGTCGACAGGTGACACAGAGGAGGCTGCTGAGATGTCTGCCAGTCTGGTTTCTCCCCTGGcttcttcttctgattggtctgctgctgctgcccggGACACCTGCTCTACTTCACTTCTGTGCAATATGCATCGGGCACAACTGTATCCTACCCTGTTTCTACAGTCATTTGACACCAAAAGCAATATAGTGGCATATAGAGGAACAATTTAATTTTACTTGGCTTTTCGCTCATTTTGACCCATTAAGACCTTCACTATTGGCTCACTTTTCTCTTAGTTTTGTTGAACACATTTGGgttcataacatttttatataagAACTAAAGAAAATTCGGACAAttgtcttcaggactttttaTGTTATCATTTatgtttgtattctgttttataGCTTAAATTCTTATTGTATCACATTGTGTGAGTGTTCTTAGCAATGCGTAGGTCTTAACTGAGACGAATTCCTATCGACATGTAGAGATGGCAATAAAGttttgaatcttgaatcttatCACTCTTATTAGTATATAAAAACTGATATCACATCACCCAATTCACACCATACCTACTTCAAACCTGAAGTGGAGCGGAGGTGTAAGAaactaattacattttttttttttcaggtcttATTGTGATGTTggggaaagtttttttttctcagggtTTAAGCAGATTAAATCTTTgatatttatttccatgtttacaagtgtttatatatataatacttaATGTATCTCTCAGATCGTCAGCCCTTTATCGGGATGTtacaggagctggaggaggccaGTGTCTTGGATTTTATTCCTGACTGGATGTATGTTTCGACCTCAGCCAGATTAAGGTTGCCCACCTATGCTACCTCACACAGGTGTGACTCAGTTCATTCACATCAGAAGTCTCATTGAATATTCATGGTTCCAACCTGCATGCATTTTGGCAGatgatttaatcattttaacCCCGTGTGTTGTCACAGATCTAGACCAATTTCTCAGACGATGCCTGTAGATCAGTCAGCTGCTGTCCCAGTGAACCAACCCTCTGTTTCAAACCACCATTCATGGATTGAACCATTGCCTGCCTGGATAATGGAGGAGTCTACTGCAATTGCTGAGGCAGAGGTGCTGGAGGAGGAGATGCTAAGGGCAGGGATACTGGCCTCATTACAGGATGCTCCTGATGAGCCTGATCCAAAAGTGGAGGTTCCTAAATCATCAGTTTCCTCTCTGCGGTTAGTTATAAGTTAATATCTTGAATTTTCTGTcagtgtgcatatatatatatatatatatatatatatatatatatatatatatatatatatataacctaATGCTGCTTATTTTACTCAGAGTACTGTGTattccctcatttctttatattttgcttacagactttcttgtaattttttaaactgGTTCTGAAGTGGTTCTCTGTGCTTTCTGAAGgtatttcaaagtttttctttggacattggctgcttgttccctcattttcagtccagtccacattttttttttttttgggtttcttATATGCCAGTTAACACTGACCTAGGAACTATTCAAGCATATaaaagggatgaaccagttttgtcTACatgtaacagacaacttagtaaATAACTGATTTAAAATGATATATTTAGGCACTTTTTACTAAcagtctgtcacaaaaacacaattttttttagatttaattttatttatgtagtgctaaatcacaacaacagcctcaaggtgctttatattgtaaggtaaagaccctacaataatacagagaaaactccaactATCAGATGACCccgtatgagcaagcacttggtgacagtgggaagcaaaaactcccttttatctACATGCtgagacaccatgtttctaagatttttcaAGGCTGAGtacaaaatgtcagttttatctgaatttagaagcagtaaattagaggtcatccaggcctttatgtctttaagacattcctgcagtttaactaattgctGTGTATcctctggcttcatggatagataaagctgggtatcatctgcataacaatgaaaatgtatgcaatgctttctaataatactgcctaagcgaagcatgtataatgtaaatagaactggactccacatttacatgaacaaactggagtctgttAGATTAAtataattcaaaccactgcagcacagtacctttaatacctaaggcatgctttaatctctgtaataaaatatggtcaacagtatcgaatGCTGCAccgaggtctagcaggacaagcagtATGTGcttaaaaaatctgaggaaactggacaagtggaggacaaaagaagtagtGGTATGCCTTAAacactatctacagcagatgaacattaTCTGacagtcatgtccttaagaaaaaggaaaaaaatcctgccAAGATCtg
This sequence is a window from Archocentrus centrarchus isolate MPI-CPG fArcCen1 chromosome 9, fArcCen1, whole genome shotgun sequence. Protein-coding genes within it:
- the rhbdd3 gene encoding rhomboid domain-containing protein 3 isoform X1; this translates as MLDCMSSVWFWFGSDRPGFCLGTSLLITLMLLMYAGSIQASLSVGPGGDFPRFTDVFLYALSHDELPSLLVSVALLLLFGPCQERRWGTVALLLLSILTVIMLPFLYTLLLFVGGGEASRIYGFSAIQLALFTAQCRQVTQRRLLRCLPVWFLPWLLLLIGLLLLPGTPALLHFCAICIGHNYRQPFIGMLQELEEASVLDFIPDWMYVSTSARLRLPTYATSHRSRPISQTMPVDQSAAVPVNQPSVSNHHSWIEPLPAWIMEESTAIAEAEVLEEEMLRAGILASLQDAPDEPDPKVEVPKSSVSSLRLQQLQKMGFPTEKAVVALAASKQLDGAISLLIEDNIGEQAVVVSKGKSPLPPQNT
- the rhbdd3 gene encoding rhomboid domain-containing protein 3 isoform X2; translated protein: MLDCMSSVWFWFGSDRPGFCLGTSLLITLMLLMYAGSIQASLSVGPGGDFPRFTDVFLYALSHDELPSLLVSVALLLLFGPCQERRWGTVALLLLSILTVTQRRLLRCLPVWFLPWLLLLIGLLLLPGTPALLHFCAICIGHNYRQPFIGMLQELEEASVLDFIPDWMYVSTSARLRLPTYATSHRSRPISQTMPVDQSAAVPVNQPSVSNHHSWIEPLPAWIMEESTAIAEAEVLEEEMLRAGILASLQDAPDEPDPKVEVPKSSVSSLRLQQLQKMGFPTEKAVVALAASKQLDGAISLLIEDNIGEQAVVVSKGKSPLPPQNT